The nucleotide sequence TTACACGAGTTCTATCTCAAAAACATGAAATACGTGAATAATTGGGATCTAGTCGACCTAAGCGCAAGGGATATGATCGGAGAGTATCTCATCGATAAGGATAGAAAGCTTCTCTATAAACTCGCTCGATCCAAGGACCTATGGGAGAAGAGGATCTCGATGATTGCCACGTATGCATTCATCAGAAAGGGAGACTACGCGGATACCTATAAGATCGCGGAGATACTACTGCGTGACAAAGAAGATCTGATCCATAAAGTTGTTGGCTGGATGTTAAGAGAAGCAGGCAATCGGGACCTGAATTCTGAGATCGATTTCTTGGATAAACATGCCGCAACGATGCCAAGGACCATGCTTAGATACGCGATCGAGAAATTCCCCGAGAAGTTGAAGAAGAAATATATGCTGGCCGGCAAGAGTTAAGACTTCTTTAAAGCTATGCACCAAACCTAGCCCTGAATTCATGGAAGAAACGACTCATTTAGAGCTGAAGTCTATCTAGTCCGATCCGGACTCACGAAACCCTCGAAGATCCAAGCTCTCCTCCTAAAACCGCAAAATCGCAAATTAGGCAAGAAATCATGTCGATCCCGGAGACCATTCGTGAAAACCAAAAAAACATTCCAAGACCTGGATCTATCCAATGAGATCCTAAAGGCAATCCAAGACCTAGGATTCCAAGAACCATCCGCTATCCAATCGGAGGCCATTCCTCTCATCCTAACAGGAAGAGATGTGATCGGACATTCCCGCACGGGAACAGGAAAGACCGCGGCATTCGCCATTCCAGGATTAGAGATCTTGGAAGAAGAGGAGAAACATCCTCAGATCCTAGTACTCTGCCCTACTCGAGAACTAGTAGTCCAAGTAGCGGAAGAGTTTCGAAAATTAGGAAAATATAAAGAAGAATTATCCGTAGCTGCTATTTACGGCGGAGAAGATATCAGCCGCCAATTCAAAGCCCTCAAGAAACATCCTCAAGTGATCGTAGGAACCCCAGGTAGGACCATGGATCATATGAGAAGAAAGACCCTAAATCTGAGCTCTGTTCGGATGGTGATCCTGGACGAAGCGGATGAAATGCTGGACATGGGATTCTTAGAGGATATGGAAACCATTCTTTCCGAAGTACCGGAGGAAAGACAAACCATACTATTTTCCGCAACCCTCTCCCCTAAGGTAATGGGAATTACCAAAAAATTCCTGAATTCACCTAAAACAGTGGATGTGACCGGAGGAAAGGCGGATCGCCCTAAGATCCAACAGATCTATTACGAATTGAGAGAAGGAGTAAGGACGGAAGCATTAGTCCGACTCCTGAGCCTATATACCCCAAAGGTAGCATTAGTTTTTTGTAATACAAAAATAAGAGTAGACGACCTTGTAGAAGTCCTGAAGTCCAAAGGGATCTTTGCAGAAGGATTGCACGGAGACCTTTCCCAGAAACAAAGGGACAAGGTAATGTCCGGATTCCGAACAGGGGTCGTAAGCGTACTAGTCGCCACCGACGTAGCCGGAAGAGGAATAGACGTAAGCGACGTGGAAGCGGTATTCAATTACGATATTCCCAGAGATTCCGAAGACTATGTGCATAGGATCGGAAGAACGGGACGAGCAGGAAGAAAAGGGATCGCACTCAGTTTCGTATCCGGAAGAGAGCTTCGCACCTTATACAGGATCCAAGACCAGCACGGATTCCAAATGGAAGCGGGAAAGGTGCCTAACGTATCCGAATTGAATGAGAAAAGATTCCAAGGATACGCACATCTGGTACAAGAAGTCGCAGAAGAAGGCGACCTCACCGAATATTCCAAACTGGTCAAGAAGCTTACTTCGGATGGGCTCCCCGCAGAGGATCTAGCAGCCGCATTATTCAAATTAGCCTTAGGGACCCGTTTGGACAAATTCGACGAGACTGTTCGATTCGACCAGGAATCCCAGGGAAATCGGGACAGAGGGGATCGCAATCGCTCCGATCGGGATTTCAAAGGAAAGAACCGAAAAGACGGCAGAAAACCGGATCACAAATCTAAACGATTCGATCCTCGCAAGAAAGGAAAAAGCGGCCCGCCCCATAAAAAACGCAGCAGATAAGCAGATTTGTCCGGGCTCCTCATAAAATGGAAATCCTGTCTAGGAAATGGATTTCCTGGAATCGAGTAGGTTCCAAAAAGGAGGAAGAATGGAATTTGCAATCGTACTGTTAACCGGGCTTCTCATCGG is from Leptospira langatensis and encodes:
- a CDS encoding DEAD/DEAH box helicase, whose translation is MKTKKTFQDLDLSNEILKAIQDLGFQEPSAIQSEAIPLILTGRDVIGHSRTGTGKTAAFAIPGLEILEEEEKHPQILVLCPTRELVVQVAEEFRKLGKYKEELSVAAIYGGEDISRQFKALKKHPQVIVGTPGRTMDHMRRKTLNLSSVRMVILDEADEMLDMGFLEDMETILSEVPEERQTILFSATLSPKVMGITKKFLNSPKTVDVTGGKADRPKIQQIYYELREGVRTEALVRLLSLYTPKVALVFCNTKIRVDDLVEVLKSKGIFAEGLHGDLSQKQRDKVMSGFRTGVVSVLVATDVAGRGIDVSDVEAVFNYDIPRDSEDYVHRIGRTGRAGRKGIALSFVSGRELRTLYRIQDQHGFQMEAGKVPNVSELNEKRFQGYAHLVQEVAEEGDLTEYSKLVKKLTSDGLPAEDLAAALFKLALGTRLDKFDETVRFDQESQGNRDRGDRNRSDRDFKGKNRKDGRKPDHKSKRFDPRKKGKSGPPHKKRSR
- a CDS encoding DNA alkylation repair protein, yielding MPKAPSPRPKTSSKAKSASKLPGEDSTARDLLQEIRSYADPKKVPILSSFFKTGKGQYGEGDLFLGIQVPPLRKLSKKYRGLPLSELQKVVSSKYHEERLAGFFVLCETFQKSTEEDRKKLHEFYLKNMKYVNNWDLVDLSARDMIGEYLIDKDRKLLYKLARSKDLWEKRISMIATYAFIRKGDYADTYKIAEILLRDKEDLIHKVVGWMLREAGNRDLNSEIDFLDKHAATMPRTMLRYAIEKFPEKLKKKYMLAGKS